A window of Adhaeribacter arboris genomic DNA:
GCGGCCCAAATTTTACGAGTGCCAGTTTCTGCGTAACCTTAAAAGTAACGCAAGGTTCTTCGGTTTTAACTATTACGAAGGCAGGTAACGGATCGGTTGTTAAAAGTCCGGACAAAGAGTATTATTCCTACGGCGAAACCGTGCAGTTAACGGCGAAGCCCGCTAGTGGCTACCGGTTTGCTGGGTGGTCCGGAGATGCCTCTGGTACTGCTAATCCGCTTAAAATAACCCTGAAAGGCAACCGCCAAATTACGGCTACCTTCCGCCGGAAAGAAACAGAGTTAACTATAGTTCGCATTAATGCGGGTGGCGGTACGCAAACAGTTAATGGCGTAACCTGGCGCGGTTGTGCTTCGGAAAATGGCTGCCGCGATTACGTAGACGGTGGTTTTGCTTACACAGAAAAACCTTCCCCCCAAATTACCGGAGCGCAATTTAATAATCTAAACCAAGCCATTTACCAAACCGAGTGGACAGGCGGTGAAACTGGAAGCAATCCCGTACCCAAGGGAGCTACTGCTTTCTCGTACCGCATACCCGTAGCAAATGGTAAATACCTGGTGCGTTTGTACTTTGTGGAGTTAAATAAAAATGCCGACAACCAGCGCGAGTTTGATATTAAATTGGAAGGCAAAGTAATCCAGAAAAACTTTGACATATTTGCTGCGGCTAACGGTATCCACAAAGCCATCTACCGGGAATATCCGGTAACCATCTCCGACGGAGCCGTTAACCTGGCATTCATTCGCCAGATTCAGAATGCTAAAATAAGCGCTATTGAAATTGTACCTTTTAAAACGGCTACCTTAAATAGTAAGCCTATTCCGGATGCTGGTAAAACTCAAACGGTTACCGCTAATTCTGATGGTTATGCGCAAGTTACGTTAAATGCCAGTGCTTCTTATGACAAAGATGGGTACATAGTTTTATACCATTGGCTCCGGAATCTGAAGCACTTAGCTAACGGTGAAAAAACAACGGTAAATTTAGGCGTGGGAACGCACCAACTAAAGTTAGTGATAAAAGACAATGCCGGAGCTTACCGGACGGACTATACCACGGTTATTGTAAAGGCCGGAACCATACCGGCGAAAGCAGATTCAGTAGTAGTTCCGGCCATTGCGGCAAACGCCGATTCGGAAGTATTAAGCCGGAAAGTTACTTCTCCGGCTGAAATTAAGTTACCCACTACAAGTAACCAATTCACCTTACGCGTATTTCCTAACCCCGCTGTTGCCAACGACCGTACCTTTGTGGAAATAACGAACGGCGGTCAGCAGGAAAATATTACTCTTATGCTTTATGATATTACGGGTAAGATTATTCAAACAACTAATCTCACGACCGATGCGGGAGGAGCAGCCCGTACCGAATGGCAGCTTACGGGTAAAGTAAGTTCCGGCAATTACCTCATCCGGGCATCTAGTAAGGCAGGAACTACCCAAACGAAGCTACTTTTCCGGTAAATCCTTTTTTAGTTCTTTACCGTGGACAGATGTTAATCCCCAAAGTAAAAGTTTAGCATTCGTTCTAATGTTTCTAATTAATTTCAGATTTAAATAAAGAATACAGCCGATCTGAAATAATAACAGAATACATGTTCTCCGAACTTAAAAAGGCTTACCGATCGGTAAGCCTTTTTAAATTTCCTTATAGTTTAGAGTAATCTACCAAAGCACTAATTTTTTACCTATATTTTTAAATGGAACGGGCACTAAGTTATACGTAAGCGCAATTTCGTTACTGTTGGCGTTCAAGCGGCGGGCATCCTGAGCGACTGATTCGTAGCTGTAGTTTAACCTTAATTGCTTTAACCGGAAACCAGCGGTAAAAATGTAGGCTAAGTTGTAACGGTAACCTGCACCGGCCCAAAAAGTATTCTGGAATACTCCTTTTACCTGGCCTTCTACCGTTTCTTTTAGTTTCGCATCGTAGCGGTAAATACCATTTACTACTAAGCCAAATTGTTCGGAAAAGCCTTGCCGGTAACCAGCCTGAACAATATGCTGCATCGGAAAAGTATTCATAAAATAATTTTCGTTAGAAGTCAATTTTCCTTGGGCAGCATCCTGTAAAGCATACCCCACATAAAAATTTTCGCCGGCTAAGGCCACTCCTACGTTTACATCTATTTTATTTATTTCATTATTATCGGCTTGAATTAAATTTTGCAACTCCGGATCGTTACTTTGGTCCAGGGTAAGTTGCAGGTAGTCCAGAAAAATATTATTGTAAGTAACCGCTGTTCCCGCCCGCAGGGTTAGTTTTTGGGAAAGATATACTTGCCGACTGTAACTCAAGAACAACTGATTTTCGCGATATGGACCAAAGGAATCGTGCAATAAAGAAACGCCTAACGCATCTTTGGCCCCCAGATACGGATCAGGTCTTTCTTCCTGTAACACTCCGGGCCGTTTACTACGGCTCCAGGCACCCACATCGGCTAAATCAAATTCACCGGAAAAAAATAAGGTGCGGGGAGCATCTTCAAAACCGGTCCACTGATCGCGGTAAAAAGTCTTCAGCTGGGTACCTTCCAAGCTGGTCAAGGCAGGATTAAAATAATGCTTTACCTGCGCAAAGCTGGCAATATGTTTCCGGCTTTGCGCCTGAATTTTTCCGCCTATAAAGACTAATAAAATAACTAGTAAATATTTTCTCATGTTATTTACCTTTTAAGCACGGTTACTACCCCTTTTTTCGTCAGGTTAATATCTGCCACCTGAATGATGTACAAGTAAGAACCCGGTAAAATCTGGCCGTTCATGTTTTGGCCGTTCCAGCCTTTTTCCGGATCTGTGCTAAAAAACAGTCGCACTCCGGCACGGTCAAATACTTCAATCTGCACTTTGTTATAAAACTTAAGTTCGGGTACCGTCCACTCGTCGTTTACGCCGTCGCTATTAGGAGAAAAGGCATTTACAATTTTAAGTTGGTCCGCCGTTAGTGGGTAGGAAGCTTTAGTTAAAGTAAAGCTTTGCTCGATGTTATTATTAAACGAATCAGTAGATTTTACCCGGATAGTAAATGCGGTCTGGCCCGATAAGCCGCTGTTCGATTTTAAAAACAACTGGTCTCCTACTATTTCAAATAATGTGTTATGCGTATCTCCCTGACCGGCCACTAAGGTGTAGGTAAATTGAGTATCATCGGTGTCGGTAGTTGCAAATTTCCCGATTGGTTCGGAAGGCGCTACGTTGGGGCTGAAAGTAGTATTGCTTAGGGTAAGAGCCGTAGGCGCTTGATTTGATTCTACGGATACAATTATTTTTGCCTGCCTGTTACTCAGGTTGCTAGTACCAGGGCTTAACGTAAGAATACCGGTTAATTCGTACTGTCCAATGGCATCCGCATTATAAGAGCCTGGCTCCCAGGTTACCGGAACTTCTTCTTTCTCCCCAGTGGAATACGTAACTTCTACGGTAACCGGCAATGTTAATTGCGGGAAGGTTGTACCAAGGGGCACTCGGAGGTTATTTGGTTGTTTAATATCGACTACATCTTTCGTATTCTTAATAATTTGATTAGTAACCGTTCCGCCTTGATTACCGGCGGCATCTACCAGATAAAACGAAAGGATTAACGGACCATTGGGCAGTTCGGTCAGGTTTAAACCCGTGATATCAAATTGCGCTTGTTCCACTAGCCCCGTGCCCGTGACCGGGGTACCACCATTTCCGCTGGTTATGGTATAGAAATATGTAGTACCAATTTCGGCATTGCTTACTTTTAGTGTACTATTTTCCTGGTTAGTAAGATCAATTTGCGCCTGTTCAAATGCGGCGGCGTAACCAGCTGGCTGGGTACCATCAAATACCAGCTTTAGCTCATTCGAAGCCAGATTACCTGTATTAGAAATATCCTGGGCTACTCCCGCCGTAACATTTACCGTTACTTCACCATCGACCGCCGGCGTGATAATAGCCGTGTAAATTTGCTTACTTACCGCAGTAAAAGCGGATGCAATGGCATTCTTTAAGGTAAGATCCGTTATGTCAAAATTATTAACCTCTTCGCTAAAAGTTATGGTTACTTCAAATGGAGCATTAAGAAGCGTTGGTGCAGTGGTAGAAAGAGTTACTGTCGGTGCATTTAGATCTATCCTCCAGGTGTGGCTGGCTGGAGTAGCGTCCATATTTCCGGCTATATCTACGGCGCGAACCTTAAGTTCATGAGTTCCTTCCGTTAAACCAGTCAAGGCTAATGGATTAGTAGCCGCCGCGTAAGCCGCATTATCCAGGCTGATTTCAAATAAGGCTCCTGTCTCGCTGCTGGTAAAATCAAAGGTGGCTGCCGTACTGTTCGAGTTAGTTAAAGGAGCGGATATAATACTGGTTTCGGGTGCTTTGGTATCTATTTCTACGCGAAAAGGAGCGCTAAATGGACCTTCCTGGTTGGCAGAATTAGTGGCATTGGCGGTGAAGGAATAAACCCCATCCGGTAAGATATTGGGAAAAGCAAAAGTCCAGTTGCCCGCTGCATCGCTGGTAGTTGTGCCCATATCGCCGAGCCCGGCTGCTACTATTTTTACCGTTACTCCAGCTTGAGCAGTACCCGTAAGAGTTAAGGAGTTATCAGCAGTAATGGCATCGGTAGCATTACCGGTATCTTCCGAAACTCCCACCATAACCGGAGTAAGCGGCAATAATCCAACGGTAATGGTAAAAGTTTGATCTAGGGTAATTTTACCATCCGTTACCCGTAAGGTAACGGTATGTAAACCCGCATCGGTTTGTTTTGGGATGCCGCTTAAAACACCCGTAGCCGCATTAAAGCTTAACCATCCGGGTAAAATGGGCGCGGAGAAAATT
This region includes:
- a CDS encoding Kelch repeat-containing protein, yielding MIKVYFIKIRKPQERFPLTARVLLLLLLLFQVQVTYAQWTRQKNANKPRAEMMNVVYQGKMYSFGGIGKWPQVEPVPEVYDPVQNKWKMLAPMPAGKTVTHQGIVVVDGKVWHIGGRLESTEGPLTHEVWIYDISRNKWSRGPALKHPVTGKPVSWGGGGAALIGRTIHLVGGFAMTTCNGDQDQLHLTLDVDKWAANPKSTTWENKLTPMPIKRNHMSTIVLDGKMYVLGGQFGHDCGGGQDKRYSHVYNPLTDKWTQLTDLPMDRSHCEASVFATGGKIYLVGGDGGANKVTRFNPAANGGRGSWTNLPALELPRPFIALTAKAINNKLILAGGRFENSHTTRLETYSAPFPQNVAYKFGFLEDCMSRTVISNEKITVKNLLYTQEGEKQYRLTSSASWLKISKNATGWAVPSGVYVEASIQADGLPAGNYKATITAKGTGGGPNFTSASFCVTLKVTQGSSVLTITKAGNGSVVKSPDKEYYSYGETVQLTAKPASGYRFAGWSGDASGTANPLKITLKGNRQITATFRRKETELTIVRINAGGGTQTVNGVTWRGCASENGCRDYVDGGFAYTEKPSPQITGAQFNNLNQAIYQTEWTGGETGSNPVPKGATAFSYRIPVANGKYLVRLYFVELNKNADNQREFDIKLEGKVIQKNFDIFAAANGIHKAIYREYPVTISDGAVNLAFIRQIQNAKISAIEIVPFKTATLNSKPIPDAGKTQTVTANSDGYAQVTLNASASYDKDGYIVLYHWLRNLKHLANGEKTTVNLGVGTHQLKLVIKDNAGAYRTDYTTVIVKAGTIPAKADSVVVPAIAANADSEVLSRKVTSPAEIKLPTTSNQFTLRVFPNPAVANDRTFVEITNGGQQENITLMLYDITGKIIQTTNLTTDAGGAARTEWQLTGKVSSGNYLIRASSKAGTTQTKLLFR
- a CDS encoding PorP/SprF family type IX secretion system membrane protein, which gives rise to MRKYLLVILLVFIGGKIQAQSRKHIASFAQVKHYFNPALTSLEGTQLKTFYRDQWTGFEDAPRTLFFSGEFDLADVGAWSRSKRPGVLQEERPDPYLGAKDALGVSLLHDSFGPYRENQLFLSYSRQVYLSQKLTLRAGTAVTYNNIFLDYLQLTLDQSNDPELQNLIQADNNEINKIDVNVGVALAGENFYVGYALQDAAQGKLTSNENYFMNTFPMQHIVQAGYRQGFSEQFGLVVNGIYRYDAKLKETVEGQVKGVFQNTFWAGAGYRYNLAYIFTAGFRLKQLRLNYSYESVAQDARRLNANSNEIALTYNLVPVPFKNIGKKLVLW